In Ostrea edulis chromosome 4, xbOstEdul1.1, whole genome shotgun sequence, a single window of DNA contains:
- the LOC125671133 gene encoding uncharacterized protein LOC125671133 yields the protein MAQRYLAALDYADYNARLILRKHAKKRPLGEIELRHRYTPAQPVLSCRTVDIDVSGTRTYRPKSSTDIIQEQHRLIHALYTKRSVASAPPRRNVPAQHNNRKLQRINIQVTGQPLSTQSQIQVPIRKKTNTRKPKLSGRAKSAPSGKVVRWSDDEDLLMTSRSTKVLTSKIHQQWQPENHDLNSGVFVRGQSKADTPSSLDSWLTFGGSAVAGDNPGGIIDAFAQFKDCGEFYSIEGGVGSKIAQQLQKGDRVRIGINGRPQPHHLRIKQRSLSEEVIEEEPQTQMERKPVVPLCWDDQVNNPTAKVISPRSNNNDQPRPSLCETHPVVFSHPEENKMRPKLASPSHDGYKVRQRPKSGPGLDGHDQQNKIVVLSIDPSVDEDRLQSLTVDDVLKHSISAKNSHKQEVTKKEPSTENSASPPVDSVSDPDDNDRSLGKSSVAESPVSSSSELSKTPKFKTVTPSFSVQSCAVADLTVGPPSGSFVRSQSELSTRSAASSRPGSDRSLSRNSDRTSTKHMYKPGPSKPIRVSSPASFAVYGTKGDTEFIQISTQIRNPNPRENSVNKNSDNFITQTVSEEAIRQVTKQNKAEERAIPRVTPAPASSPEPPELQLSTATPVAINIPTAEDFSDRDSMMTSPWPTNRHDNKEVERITTLMEDTVVEHETAQKSVKFKVEK from the exons ATGGCACAGAGATATCTGGCCGCCTTGGACTACGCCGATTACAATGCCAGACTAATTCTCCGCAAACATGCCAAG AAACGCCCCCTGGGAGAGATTGAACTTCGGCATAGGTACACTCCAGCTCAGCCAGTTCTATCCTGTCGGACTGTCGACATTGATGTTAGTGGAACACGGACTTATCGACCTAAATCATCCACAGACATCATTCAGGAACAACACAGGCTCATCCATGCACTTTATACCAAACG ATCTGTTGCATCAGCACCACCTAGAAGAAATGTTCCAGCTCAACATAACAACAGAAAGCTCCAAAGAATAAATA TCCAAGTAACTGGTCAACCATTGTCAACTCAGTCCCAGATTCAGGTTCCAATTAGGAAGAAGACAAACACAAGAAAGCCCAAACTCTCTG GCAGAGCCAAGAGTGCTCCATCTGGTAAAGTTGTGAGGTGGAGTGACGATGAGGACTTACTAATGACAAGTAGATCTACAAAAGTCCTAACCTCTAAAATCCACCAACAATGGCAGCCGGAGAACCATGATCTAAACTCGGGTGTCTTTGTTCGTGGTCAGAGCAAAGCTGATACCCCATCAAGCCTCGACTCATGGCTAACCTTTGGGGGATCTGCTGTTGCAGGGGACAATCCAGGGGGCATAATTGATGCCTTTGCAC AATTTAAGGATTGTGGAGAGTTTTACAGTATTGAGGGGGGTGTGGGAAGTAAAATTGCACAACAGTTACAGAAAGGAGATCGTGTCAGGATAGGAATTAATGGACGACCTCAGCCACATCATCTGAGAATCAAACAGAGAAGTCTGAGCGAGGAAGT AATTGAAGAAGAACCGCAGACCCAAATGGAGAGAAAGCCAGTTGTCCCTCTGTGTTGGGATGACCAAGTAAATAACCCAACAGCAAAAGTTATCTCCCCTAGATCAAACAACAATGATCAGCCCCGACCT AGTCTTTGTGAAACTCATCCAGTTGTATTCAGTCATccagaagaaaataaaatgcGCCCTAAACTCGCCTCTCCTTCACACGATGGGTATAAAGTCCGCCAACGACCCAAGTCTGGACCAGGCCTGGATGGCCATgatcaacaaaacaaaattgtagTTCTCTCCATTGACCCAAGTGTCGATGAGGATCGACTCCAGTCTTTGACGGTGGATGACGTGCTCAAGCATTCCATCAGTGCCAAAAACTCTCATAAACAGGAAGTTACGAAAAAGGAACCCTCTACAGAAAATAGTGCTTCTCCCCCAGTGGATTCAGTGTCAGATCCTGATGACAATGATCGGAGCCTAGGTAAATCTAGTGTGGCTGAATCTCCTGTCAGCAGCAGTAGTGAACTATCAAAAACTCCAAAATTCAAGACTGTCACTCCATCATTTTCTGTGCAGTCATGTGCAGTTGCTGACCTAACAGTTGGGCCTCCTTCTGGCTCTTTTGTAAGATCTCAGAGTGAGTTAAGTACAAGATCTGCTGCTTCTAGTCGACCAGGAAGTGACAGGTCTCTGAGTAGGAACAGTGACAGAACTAGTACAAAACATATGTACAAACCTGGTCCTAGTAAGCCCATCCGAGTCAGCAGTCCGGCTTCCTTTGCTGTTTATGGAACAAAAGGAGATACAGAATTCATTCAAATTTCCACACAGATCAGGAACCCTAATCCTAGAGAAAATTCTGTAAACAAGAACTCTGATAACTTTATTACCCAGACAGTGAGTGAGGAGGCCATCCGTCAAGTTACCAAGCAGAACAAGGCAGAGGAGAGGGCAATTCCCAGGGTAACACCTGCCCCTGCATCCTCCCCAGAGCCCCCAGAACTGCAATTGTCCACAGCTACTCCAGTAGCAATCAATATTCCTACTGCAGAAGACTTTTCTGATCGAGACTCCATGATGACATCACCCTGGCCAACCAATCGTCATGACAATAAAGAAGTGGAAAGAATAACAACTCTGATGGAAGATACTGTGGTGGAACATGAAACAGCTCAAAAGTCTGTCAAGTTCAAAGTTGAAAAGTGA